The following are from one region of the Papaver somniferum cultivar HN1 unplaced genomic scaffold, ASM357369v1 unplaced-scaffold_132, whole genome shotgun sequence genome:
- the LOC113333156 gene encoding uncharacterized protein LOC113333156 produces the protein MEGLKGCALDSAGNSIRKKRSNMPRRPRADEITAYDSTSRSALGVSAVDRVGGGGEFGGYKRSRKDDGASREHEGFSRGHFENGGGSGSDFVRCSKGALAPANWKSVKSVEESLDLHLRKKENSMGNVRNVGSPSLGNPGVNSDGLGNENKLRKVKLKVGGVTHTLHTKPASNGSSGGGSGSSSMKSSPSVDASRPRKKLILQETSSDDNSPSEAIRKSKRVPKPRLLDDAFDDGNDDEEIRYLERLKTSKAAPDYAREYGDDGEEGSRKHRKISMVSKTKAVGSQYDEDLEPGSSKGRDSTKNSRSKLADEDADFVGEEEPASDGELEHKKEVSLTSRQRALQSGKDISAGPGASMIEFPNGLPPAAPRKQKEKLSEVEQQLKKAEAAHKRKTQAEKAARESEAEAIRKILGQDSSRKKKEDKLQKRRDEIAQERTSTSTLSSNTVRWVIGPTGTVVIFPDEIGLPRIFDSKPCSYPPPRAKCAGPSCTNTYRYRDSKSNLPLCSLQCYMAIHEQMQPVSTC, from the exons ATGGAAGGATTaaaaggttgtgcattagataGTGCGGGTAATTCTATTAGAAAGAAGAGAAGTAACATGCCTAGACGTCCACGGGCTGATGAGATTACTGCCTATGACTCCACTTCTAGGTCTGCTTTGGGTGTTTCAGCTGTTGatagagttggtggtggtggtgaatttgGAGGATATAAAAGGAGTAGAAAAGACGATGGAGCATCAAGAGAGCATGAGGGTTTCAGCCGCGGACATTTCGAgaatggtggtggtagtgggtCAGATTTTGTGAGGTGCAGCAAAGGTGCCCTTGCCCCAGCCAACTGGAAAAGCGTAAAGAGTGTTGAAGAAAGCCTTGATTTACATTTGAGAAAGAAGGAAAACTCAATGGGGAATGTAAGGAATGTTGGAAGCCCAAGTCTAGGGAACCCAGGAGTAAATTCAGATGGTTTAGGAAATGAAAACAAGCTCAGGAAAGTAAAGCTCAAAGTGGGTGGTGTTACTCATACACTACATACCAAGCCTGCATCTAATGGTTCCTCTGGTGGTGGATCTGGGTCGTCTTCCATGAAGAGTTCTCCATCAGTAGATGCTTCACGGCCTCGGAAAAAGCTGATTCTGCAG GAAACTTCTTCTGATGATAATTCTCCTTCGGAGGCTATTCGTAAGAGCAAGCGTGTTCCCAAGCCACGTTTATTGGATGATGCATTTGACGATGGAAATGATGATGAGGAAATCCGATATCTCGAGAGACTCAAAACTTCCAAAGCTGCTCCAGATTATGCTAGGGAGTATGGagatgatggtgaagaaggaaGCAGGAAACATAGAAAAATTTCAATGGTATCAAAGACTAAGGCGGTTGGTAGCCAATATGATGAAGATTTGGAGCCTGGCTCCTCAAAGGGCAGGGATAGTACCAAGAACTCAAGATCAAAGTTAGCAGACGAGGATGCTGATTTCGTGGGAGAGGAGGAACCAGCATCAGACGGTGAACTCGAGCATAAGAAGGAAGTGTCTCTCACTTCACGTCAGCGAGCCCTTCAGTCAGGGAAAGACATCTCTGCAGGACCTGGTGCGAGTATGATTGAGTTCCCAAATGGGTTGCCTCCTGCAGCACCAAGAA AACAAAAGGAGAAACTTTCTGAAGTAGAACAGCAATTAAAAAAGGCTGAGGCAGCTCATAAACGTAAAACCCAAGCAGAAAAGGCAGCTAGGGAGTCCGAG GCTGAAGcaatcaggaaaattcttggtCAGGATTCTAgcaggaagaagaaggaagataaATTGCAAAAGCGACGTGATGAAATAGCACAG GAGAGAACCTCAACCTCAACACTTTCATCAAACACGGTTAGATGGGTCATTGGTCCAACTGGAACAGTTGTTATATTTCCTGATGAAATTGGCTTGCCTCGTATATTTGACTCCAAACCATGCAG TTATCCTCCACCCAGGGCGAAATGTGCTGGCCCATCTTGCACCAATACGTACAGGTATCGAGATTCCAAATCAAATCTCCCTTTATGCAGCCTTCAATGCTATATGGCAATCCATGAACAAATGCAACCTGTTTCAACCTGCTGA